The Chitinophagales bacterium genome contains the following window.
CTGTCTTTTTGTGCGTAAACAGCGGTTGTGCCCATCATAAGGGCGGTGAAGATGTTTTTGATGCTCATAAACAATCTTTTTTGGTGATTGAATACAAGCTTTCAGATCAGATAGTAACAGACGTGAAACGGCTTCTGCAGTAAGACGAATCAGATCCATCGCTTTTCTCCCGAAAGCTCAAGATAATGCCGGATCTGGCAGGTCTTCTGGCTTGTCCGTCACCCAAACATCCTTCCCATTCTTTTGAACAGTGGATTGTGTGGTTTGGGTCAGGGCCATTGCTGGCCTGGACTTACAGCTACGGGGATAGCGCCGGATTCACACCGGTCTTCCCTTTTAATCTGTCGATTGAATCGGCAGAACCAAATCCGGAACAAATGTAGGGTTGGGTTGGCATTTTTTTTACGAAGTTCTTCACGCCACGTTGATAAGTGCTTGTTTTGAATCAGTACATTTAGCTTTCAGACTCATCTATGCAAGCCAATAAAAAACTGCAATTATTCGATTTTACCATGATCGTCGTAGGACTGGTCATTGGTATGGGTATATTTCGTACAGCAGCCACATCTGCGCAATATGCGATTGATTCCAGTGTGTTTTTTGCAGCTTGGATCGCAGGCGGATTGATTGCTTTATGCGGTGCCCTGACCTATGCGGAGATTGGTAGCCGTTTCCCTGTAACAGGTGGTTATTATCGTGTATTCTCCTACGCCTATCATCCATCCATCGCTTTCGCCATCAATTGTGTAATCCTTATTTCCAACGCAGCATCCCTGAGTGGTGTAGCATTAATTGGATCAGGTTATATCAGTCAGGTTGTATTCGGCGAAGCGGCAACAGATACAACCAAAGCGTTGATTGCAACGGGAGCAGTCGTGGTGTTTTACGGAGTTAATCTCATGGGCTTACGCATGAGTGCGAAAACACAAACCGTATTGATGGTAATCAAGATTAGCATGATCCTGATGTTGATTGCTGCATTGTTTATGCCTTCCATTCATTTTACTGGCGCTAATGACATGGTGAATAAGGAGCTGGGTAATATTTCCTGGATACAATCATTTGGGATGAGTCTGATTGCAGTATCCTTTACTTATGGCGGTTATCAGCAGACAATCAACTTTGGTAATGAAGTAGATAAGCCCGCTAAAAATATTCCTCGTGGAATCTTCTTTGGTATCGCTATCATCATTAGCCTGTACCTGTTGGTGAATATGGCTTATTATAAAGTGATTGGCTTTGAAAGCTTGGGTAAGGAAAAAGAAATTGCTTCTATCGTTGCCGGGAAAATGTTTGGTGAAACTGGGGCTAGTGTTTTTTCTGGCTTATTGTTTTTATCCGTACTCGCTTACGTCAACGTATTGCTGATGAGTAATCCTCGTGTAATGTTCGCGATGAGCGAAGACGGTACACTGCCTGCAGTTTTTCAAAAGAAATCAGGTAAACAGGATGTGCTAGTAGTATCTCTTACCGCATTTGCGGCTATTTGTATTGTGATCCTTTTCTTCTCGCAGGAGTTTGAAGCGATCCTCAACTTTTCCATCTTCTTGGATTGTTTTGGTATGGCAGCTTCTGCGGCAACCATCTTTTTCTTGCGTAAACGTACCAAGCATTTGGATGGCACGGGTATCTATCAAATGAAGCTGTATCCTTTGTTACCCATCATCTTTATTGCCGCGTATCTTTTCGTGGGTACCAGCATTGTGATTCAAACACCGCGTATTGCATTAACGGCTTTCCTGGTGTTGGCTTCCTTTATGTTGTTGTATTTCCTGACGAGAAGCCGTCAAAAAAACTAATATGGATATCTCCTATATTTTGAACGAGCTGGGTGAGGAGCGGGAAGATTATTTTCGCGCCATTGCGCCACCCATTGTGCAAACTTCCAATTTTGCTTTCCCTTCTGTGGATTCGATGCGTAAAGCATTTCAGGATGAATATTCTACCTGGTTATATAGTAGGGGATTGAATCCTACGGTCGATATTTTACGCAAAAAGCTCGCTGCTTTGGATGCAGCAGAAGATTGTTTAGTGTTCAATAGTGGTGCCGCCGCAATTTTTGCAGCAGTACTAGCCAATGTGAAAACAGGCGATCATATTTTAAGTGTGAAAAATCCTTACACATGGGCGCAACGCATGTTTGAAGTAATCCTGCCCAGATTCGGTGTAACGCATAGCTATATTGATGGAACAGATATCAGCAATTTTAAAGCAGCCATTCAGCCCAATACATCGGTGATATACTTAGAGTCGCCTAATAGCTGGACTTATGATTTACAGGATTTACGTGCAGTTGCTGAGTTAGCAAAATCAAAAGGGATTATTACAATCTGCGATAATAGCTATTGTACGCCTTTGTATCAGCAGCCTTGTGCACTGGGCATCGATTTGTCTTTGCAATCGGCCACAAAGTATATCAGCGGTCATAGTGATGTAGTGGCAGGTGTTTTATCGGGTAGTAAGGCAATGATTGAAAGGGTATTCAACAGCGAGTACATGAATATTGGTTCAGGTATTCAGCCCTTTAATGCTTGGTTGTTGATCAGAGGGTTGCGCACGCTTCAGGCACGTTTAGAGCGCATCACCAAAACAACAGATCAACTGCTTACCTATCTACAGCAGCACCCTCAGGTTGAGCGGGTGATCTTTCCATTTAGTCCCGATTTCCCGCAATACGCATTGGCCAAAGCCCAGATGAAGGGCGCTTGCGGCTTGATGACTTTTGTGCTAAAAGCAAATTCATGGCAGGAGATTGAAAGGTTTTGTGAAGCGCTGCGACATATTCTTATGGCGGTCAGCTGGGGTGGTCATGAGTCATTAATCATTCCAAAGTTGGCGGGGATGGAGCGCGAGGCTTTCAATTCTGCTAACCCTGAACATAGAATGATTCGCTTTTATGCAGGTTTAGAAGAAGCGGATTACCTGATTCAAGACCTGGAAAGGGGTTTTTCAGCCATGAATCACCTTTCATAACTCCAAATGCCGCTTATTGGGTATAGTGCCCGCCTGTCTAATTTGTGGGCCGCCCCATTGTCATTGTCATAAATTTGTAACATGAGTAAGCAACATTTGTTATTGCTGGGTCTGGCAGCGGCCCTAGGTGCCCAGGCACAAACCACTGGTGATAAGTGGGATCTCCGCCGCTGTGTAGACTACGCTGTAAAGAACAACATCTCTGTGCAACAAGCTGATGTGCAGGCGCGTATCGCTGCTTTGCAGGCTGAGGCCAGAAAACTGGCTTTCTATCCAAACGCCAATTTTAACAGCAATATTGGTATGTCTTTTGGTCGTTCAATTGACCCAACAACAAACCAGTTCATCACCAGTCAGTTTGTTCAGAATTCTTATAACCTGTCTACAGGGATACAAGTTTTTGGCTGGGGAAGCTTAAAGCACAGCTATGCTTCTGCTAAGTTTGGCGCTGAAGCTGCCAAAGTAGACATTGAGCGTGCAGGTAATGATGTGTCATTGAATGTGGCCACATTTTATCTGCAGGTCTTGGCTACCAAGCAGCAATTTGAGATTGCCCGTGTTCAGGTTGAGCAAACAAAATCTCAGTTAGATTTTACCAAACTGCGTGTACAGGTAGGTGCTTTGCCAGAATTGAATGCTGCAGAGCTTGAAGCTCAGTTGGCAAGAGATAGTGTAACAGTAGTGAATGCTGATGCCAATCACCAGCAGGCAATTCTGCAGTTAAAAGCATTGTTGAATCTGGATATGGCAGCACCTTTTGATTTAGATATTCCGCCTGTAGAAAGAATACCTATTGATCCTCTGGCTGAATTGGAGCCCGCCGGTTTGTATAAGCTGGCATTAACAACGCAGCCTTTGCAAAGAGTCAATAACCTTCGCTTCAAAGCTGCTGAAAGCAATTTGAAAGTGGCTAAGGCAGCCATGTATCCAACCATTAGTGTGGGTGCAGGTTTATCAACCAACTTCGCTAATCCCAGTCAGGTTGTTACTGGTGCCAATATCATTGGGGTAAAGCCAACAGCACAGTTTGTGAATGTGGCTGGAACCAATTATGTAGTTCAAACTCCGGATGTGCAGTTTATTTCTGGTAAACGTTCTTTTTGGCAGATGTGGGATGGTTGGGGAACACAGCTCGACAGAAACTTTGGTCAGAACATTGGTGTGCGTATATCAGTACCCATTTTCAACAATGGTAACGCCCGACTGAGTTATGAGCGTAGCAAGCTGGACATGAAATTGCAAGAAACAACGATTCGTCAGGCCGATCTTACTTTACAACAGAATATCTATCAGGCGTATAATACCGCCATCGCTGCGTTGCAACGCTATAATGCTGGAAAGAAAAGCGTAGAGACGGCACAGAAGTCTTATGATTTTGCCAGAAAACGTTATGAATCAGGATTGGCAACAACACTGGATTTGATTACCAATCAGAACAACTTATTGCGTGCGAAACTTGATTTATTGAATAGTCAGTTCGATTATGTATTCCGCATGAAACTCCTGGAATTTTACAAAGGCCAGGGATTGAAACTCTAATACAAACCAAAACAGAAAAACTGGATCATGAAGAATAAGAAATTATTGTGGTTAATCATTGCGCTGGTAGGCATTGTGGTCGTATTGATTGCATTGAAATCTGCCGGTGTTATTGGCAAAGAAGAAGGCATCAAGGTCTCTGTAGAGAAAGCTGCCAACAGAACCATTATCGAAACGGTGAATGCCAGCGGTAAGGTATACCCTGAAGTAGAAGTAAAAGTGAGCCCTGATGTTAGCGGTGAAATCGTTGAGTTAACCGTGAATGAAGGTGATAGCGTAACCAAGGGTCAGGTAGTTGCCAGAATCTTTGCAGACATCCTCGCTTCTCAGCGCGATCAGGCATCTGCTGTTGTGTCTCAGCAGCAGGCGCAGGTAGCCAATGTGAGTGCACAGCTCGGTGCTTTAAAAGCTACTTTGGATCAAACTGAAGCTAACTACAACAGACAGAAAAAGCTTTTTGATGAGAAAGTGATTTCACGCTTAGAATACGAGCAGGCAGATCAGGCTTATCGTTCTGCTAAGGCCAATTATGCTGCAGCACAGGAAAGTATCAATAGTAGTAAAGCTGCTGTAAGAAGTGCACAAGCACAGTTGACAAGAGCTGATAAGGATGTTGGTCGTACTGTTATCGTTGCGCCAATGAGCGGTATCGTATCATTGCTGAGCGTGAAAAAAGGTGAGCGCGTGGCTGGTAACAGCTTTAACGTTGGTACAGAAATGATGCGTATTGCAGATATGCGTAGTATCGAAGTGCGTGTAGATGTTGGTGAGAATGATATCCCTAAAGTAAAGATTGGTGATACGGCTTTAGTAGAAGTAGATGCGTATAGCAATAGAAAGTTCAAAGGTTTGGTGTATAAGATCGCAAACCCACAAACAAGTGCTGCTCTTGGCGGTGCTGCTACAACCAATGAAGTAACCAATTACAAGGTGCATATTCGCTTACTGCGCGAAAGCTATACAGACTTAATGGGCAAAGGCAAATCATTCCCATTCCGTCCGGGTATGAGTGCCAGTGCAGATATTCAGACAAAGACAAAAGCGAATGTGTTGTCTGTGCCTTTGAATGCAGTTACTACACGTAGCAAAAAAGATGAAGCGCCTAAAGCAGGTGATGATAAGAAATCAGATAAGCCAGCTGAGTCGAACAATACAGCTGAAAACAAAGCTGCTGAAGACGATATTGAAGAAGTAGTATTTGTATTGCAGAAAGACAATACCGTAAAAAAACTGAAAGTGAAGACTGCTGTTCAGGACCTGAACTATATTGAGGTGCTGGAAGGAATTAAAGTAGGTGATCAGGTAGTGACTGGCCCGTATAACACAGTAAGTAAGCTTTTAAAGCAAGGCGATAAGGTGAAAGTGGTAGAAAAGGATAAGTTATACGAGGATAAAAAAGATTAAATCAAATGATTCAGCGCAAATCCCGCCAACGGCGGGATTTGTTTTTTGTATGGACTTACTTAGTATGTTTGTTGCCAACCTAATGCCAGCAACATGCAGTTTGGAATGATTGGTAGTGGAAGTTGGGCAACTGCACTGTCCAAAATTCTCACAGATAACGGTAATCACATACACTGGTGGATGCGTAATAGTGATTCCATCAAGTATATGCGCAGCAGACGCCATAATCCACATTACCTGAACGCTGCTTATTTCAACATGGCTCAAATTACGCTGGATGATCAATTGTCTACCGTAGTTCAGAATAGTGATGTGCTGGTGGTTGCTGTACCATCTGCATTTGCAGAAGATGCCCTCAGTGCCATCAAACCAGAAGAGCTGAAGGGGAAAAAAATAGTCTCTGCGATAAAAGGGATGTTGCCTACTCATAATCAATTACTTCATGAGTTTTTGGCCAACCGCTTTCAATTTCCATTGGAGGATTATTATACTGTATTAGGTCCCTGCCATGCGGAAGAAGTGGCTGCGGAGAAGCTCTCCTATCTTACTTTCTCGGGAAAGGATGCTCAGCAAACTGCGGATATTGCTGCAAACTTTAGAACGGAATATTTGAACACTGTTGTTAATTCTGATGTTATCGGGGTACAGTATGCAGCAGTCTTGAAGAATATTTACGCACTCGGAGCAGGTATTGCCCATGGATTAGACTACGGCGATAACTTTCAGAGTGTATATATTGCCAACGCCGCCGATGAAATGGTACGCTTTTTGCGTAAAGCAAGCAGCACAGCAGAACAGCAGGAGGCGCCTATCAATTATGCTGCATCTGTGTATCTGGGAGATTTGCTGGTTACCTGTTACTCTTTGTACAGCCGTAACCGCACTTTTGGTAACATGATCGGGAAGGGGTATTCCGTTCGGTCTGCCCAGCTGGAGATGAATATGGTAGCAGAAGGGTATAATGCCAGTAAATGCATTTACCATACAAACCAGCTGATACAAGCCGAAATACCGATTGCGACAGCCATTTACCGGATACTCTGGGAGCAAATGCCCGCCCAGGAAGGATTCAGAATGATTGAGGAAATTTTGGTGTAAGCTTGGTTTTTTTACAGCAGAGGGATATTTTCGTATTCCTTGTTTGACCTCCACTGAAACCTGCCGACGCAGACTTTTCATCATTAAAAAAGGACTTTATGCCAGGTTCAGTTATTCGTAAGTACAGGGAGTTGAGAAACTACACGCAGGAGTATGTAGCTAAGCAGATGAACATTTCTCAGAATGCGTATAGTAAGATTGAAAACAACTATACCCAACTGACAGTCAAGCACGTAAGGGACTTATCGAGAATTCTCGAAGTATCCATTTTGGATTTACTGAAAAGTGATTTTGAGATTCACAAACCTGCTCAAATGCAGCTGGAGAGTGTGTCTAAAGACAACTTGCTTATGGTGCTAGACCAGCTTTCAACCAAGTTGAAAGACAAACATCCGCAAAAGCATGATTTTTATCCCGTGGTAATGTCCATGCTGCAAGCGGTTGACAATACGCTGGAAAACGTTCACTAGTCCTCAAACAAAGCTGCTGCAATTCCATCGGCCCAGCTCTTTCCGCTGCGGCTGAGTATCAATACATCAGACTGATGTATAACTCTGCCGTCTTTTATAAAGGGCTCAGCCATACGCATGATTCTTGCTGTCTGATGTTCACCCCAAGTGCCTGCTTTTTGCAGTGATAAACCCTCGGCCGTTCGCAGGCTGGTCATGATATATTCGTTGAGTTGTTGTGTTGCAGTCAGCATTTCAACCTCTGCAGGAATATCTCCTAGTTCGATAGATTGCACATAGAGGTTATTGTTGGAAATATTCCATTGTCTGCTGTATCCATTGAAAGAGTGTGCCCCTGGCCCTAATCCCAAATAGTGTTTACCCATCCAGTAACTACTGTTATGTTGGCTTCTGAAACCTGGTTTAGCAAAATTGGAGATCTCATAGTGTTCGTACCCCGCATCTTCCAGTTGCTGCATTAATATGTTGGACTGTCGTACTTGCTTTTCAGGATCCGTTGCAGCTGATTTTCCCTTCTCTACAAAATGTGCTAAAGCTGTTTGAGGTTCTACAGTTAGGGCATAAGCAGCAATGTGTGGTACCTGATGATCAACAGCGATCGCAATGTTTTTGCTCAGTTGCTCATCTGACAGCAGGGGGCTGCCATAGATGAGATCAATGCTGAAATTGGTGAATCCACTTTGTTTGATTAATGGAATACAATCCTGTGCCTGACTCGCTGAGTGAGCCCGATTCATCCAGCTCAATTCGTCCTGATCGAAGCTTTGTATTCCTACACTTAGCCGATTTACGCCCATTGCACGCCAACTAACTAAAGCCTGTGGATTAATATCATCGGGATTGGCTTCCAGTGTGATTTCTGCAGTATCAGCTACTTGAAAGCAATGATAAATCTTGTCCAGTATTTTTCTGAGCAATGCTGCTGGAACCAGTGATGGGGTGCCTCCACCAAAATAAATGGTTTCAATTTGCTGATGCTCGACATATGCTTGCCGCAGATGCAATTCTTTACAA
Protein-coding sequences here:
- a CDS encoding APC family permease, yielding MQANKKLQLFDFTMIVVGLVIGMGIFRTAATSAQYAIDSSVFFAAWIAGGLIALCGALTYAEIGSRFPVTGGYYRVFSYAYHPSIAFAINCVILISNAASLSGVALIGSGYISQVVFGEAATDTTKALIATGAVVVFYGVNLMGLRMSAKTQTVLMVIKISMILMLIAALFMPSIHFTGANDMVNKELGNISWIQSFGMSLIAVSFTYGGYQQTINFGNEVDKPAKNIPRGIFFGIAIIISLYLLVNMAYYKVIGFESLGKEKEIASIVAGKMFGETGASVFSGLLFLSVLAYVNVLLMSNPRVMFAMSEDGTLPAVFQKKSGKQDVLVVSLTAFAAICIVILFFSQEFEAILNFSIFLDCFGMAASAATIFFLRKRTKHLDGTGIYQMKLYPLLPIIFIAAYLFVGTSIVIQTPRIALTAFLVLASFMLLYFLTRSRQKN
- a CDS encoding PLP-dependent transferase, giving the protein MDISYILNELGEEREDYFRAIAPPIVQTSNFAFPSVDSMRKAFQDEYSTWLYSRGLNPTVDILRKKLAALDAAEDCLVFNSGAAAIFAAVLANVKTGDHILSVKNPYTWAQRMFEVILPRFGVTHSYIDGTDISNFKAAIQPNTSVIYLESPNSWTYDLQDLRAVAELAKSKGIITICDNSYCTPLYQQPCALGIDLSLQSATKYISGHSDVVAGVLSGSKAMIERVFNSEYMNIGSGIQPFNAWLLIRGLRTLQARLERITKTTDQLLTYLQQHPQVERVIFPFSPDFPQYALAKAQMKGACGLMTFVLKANSWQEIERFCEALRHILMAVSWGGHESLIIPKLAGMEREAFNSANPEHRMIRFYAGLEEADYLIQDLERGFSAMNHLS
- a CDS encoding TolC family protein, translating into MSKQHLLLLGLAAALGAQAQTTGDKWDLRRCVDYAVKNNISVQQADVQARIAALQAEARKLAFYPNANFNSNIGMSFGRSIDPTTNQFITSQFVQNSYNLSTGIQVFGWGSLKHSYASAKFGAEAAKVDIERAGNDVSLNVATFYLQVLATKQQFEIARVQVEQTKSQLDFTKLRVQVGALPELNAAELEAQLARDSVTVVNADANHQQAILQLKALLNLDMAAPFDLDIPPVERIPIDPLAELEPAGLYKLALTTQPLQRVNNLRFKAAESNLKVAKAAMYPTISVGAGLSTNFANPSQVVTGANIIGVKPTAQFVNVAGTNYVVQTPDVQFISGKRSFWQMWDGWGTQLDRNFGQNIGVRISVPIFNNGNARLSYERSKLDMKLQETTIRQADLTLQQNIYQAYNTAIAALQRYNAGKKSVETAQKSYDFARKRYESGLATTLDLITNQNNLLRAKLDLLNSQFDYVFRMKLLEFYKGQGLKL
- a CDS encoding efflux RND transporter periplasmic adaptor subunit: MKNKKLLWLIIALVGIVVVLIALKSAGVIGKEEGIKVSVEKAANRTIIETVNASGKVYPEVEVKVSPDVSGEIVELTVNEGDSVTKGQVVARIFADILASQRDQASAVVSQQQAQVANVSAQLGALKATLDQTEANYNRQKKLFDEKVISRLEYEQADQAYRSAKANYAAAQESINSSKAAVRSAQAQLTRADKDVGRTVIVAPMSGIVSLLSVKKGERVAGNSFNVGTEMMRIADMRSIEVRVDVGENDIPKVKIGDTALVEVDAYSNRKFKGLVYKIANPQTSAALGGAATTNEVTNYKVHIRLLRESYTDLMGKGKSFPFRPGMSASADIQTKTKANVLSVPLNAVTTRSKKDEAPKAGDDKKSDKPAESNNTAENKAAEDDIEEVVFVLQKDNTVKKLKVKTAVQDLNYIEVLEGIKVGDQVVTGPYNTVSKLLKQGDKVKVVEKDKLYEDKKD
- a CDS encoding NAD(P)-binding domain-containing protein — translated: MQFGMIGSGSWATALSKILTDNGNHIHWWMRNSDSIKYMRSRRHNPHYLNAAYFNMAQITLDDQLSTVVQNSDVLVVAVPSAFAEDALSAIKPEELKGKKIVSAIKGMLPTHNQLLHEFLANRFQFPLEDYYTVLGPCHAEEVAAEKLSYLTFSGKDAQQTADIAANFRTEYLNTVVNSDVIGVQYAAVLKNIYALGAGIAHGLDYGDNFQSVYIANAADEMVRFLRKASSTAEQQEAPINYAASVYLGDLLVTCYSLYSRNRTFGNMIGKGYSVRSAQLEMNMVAEGYNASKCIYHTNQLIQAEIPIATAIYRILWEQMPAQEGFRMIEEILV
- a CDS encoding helix-turn-helix transcriptional regulator, translated to MPGSVIRKYRELRNYTQEYVAKQMNISQNAYSKIENNYTQLTVKHVRDLSRILEVSILDLLKSDFEIHKPAQMQLESVSKDNLLMVLDQLSTKLKDKHPQKHDFYPVVMSMLQAVDNTLENVH
- the hemW gene encoding radical SAM family heme chaperone HemW; this encodes MAGIYIHIPFCRKACHYCNFHFSTSTKLMEAMVDAICKELHLRQAYVEHQQIETIYFGGGTPSLVPAALLRKILDKIYHCFQVADTAEITLEANPDDINPQALVSWRAMGVNRLSVGIQSFDQDELSWMNRAHSASQAQDCIPLIKQSGFTNFSIDLIYGSPLLSDEQLSKNIAIAVDHQVPHIAAYALTVEPQTALAHFVEKGKSAATDPEKQVRQSNILMQQLEDAGYEHYEISNFAKPGFRSQHNSSYWMGKHYLGLGPGAHSFNGYSRQWNISNNNLYVQSIELGDIPAEVEMLTATQQLNEYIMTSLRTAEGLSLQKAGTWGEHQTARIMRMAEPFIKDGRVIHQSDVLILSRSGKSWADGIAAALFED